The stretch of DNA ACCCCGCCCAGCACGCGAACTTCCTGTGCAAAAGGATCGAGGCAAGGATGATCGACAGCCAGCCCGATGCTCACCTGCCGCCAGGTTTCGTCCAGCGCAAAGGCGCGGTGGGTCACGGCGATCAGTTCCATCCAGAAGGCCAGCAACGAGGGGCGGTCATCGATGACGGGCGGCGACAGCGTGACGCAGGTTGCCCCCGGCTTGGGCAAGGTGCCGCCCAGCATCCGGCCTGTTTCCCAGTAGCTGCACGCGGTTCCAGACACCAGTACCCCAAAAAACCGTTCGCGCTCTAGGGTGGTCTGTACGTCGGGCCACGCGCCGCGCAGGGGGGCCGGATTGGCCTGACGGCAACTCCAGACCATGTCGGCCACCACAGGCTCCTGCTCCTGCAAGCTGACGTTGGCCTGCGGCAACCCGCGCATCATGGTGGCCCAGCTGACCTCGCCGCCCGCCGTGAATCCGCCGCGCATCTGGCCCCGCACCCACACGAACCGTGCCCACCGCTGGCCCTGCATGGCGTCGAATATTCCAGTAAAACCCTGTGCCTGACGTGCGGCGAGGTCTACCGTCACTTCTGTCCAGGGGTAATGGTCGGTAGAAAGGTGAGAGTACACCGCAAGGTTTTGCGGCACGGAGAGCAGCGGCAGAGTCATCAACATGGGCAGTGTACCTACGATCAACATGAGTGGAAGTTAAAATTTCGCTGTGTACGCGGGGCGGTCTTGGAAGAGCAACGGGTTGAAGCTGTGAGCAACCCCTCTGAGAAAACTAAGTGAGCGGTGTGCAAAAAATGAACGCCTCTATCTCACCGCGAATCGTCTTACCGCCCGCTTACACACGTCGAAAATCTCACGTCCGGCCCACCGAATTCGGCTGGGTCGGACGTGAGATGAATGAAGAAATTAACTTTATATCAACAGGATGTTAGGAACGGCAGGTAGAGGTCAGGCTGCTCCAGAAAACTGGCTCTCTTTGTCCTGAAAATGAGACGCCGATGCCTGGGCTAAAACTGATCCCTCTACCGCCCTGCTCCAGAATCAACCGAGTTCGGCCAACAATTCCTGCACGCGGGCTTTCAGGTCGCCGCGCTGCTGGGGTTGACCCAACTGGTGCAGGCCACCGTGATAGGCGTCGGGGTCGCCAAACAAGCGCGACAACAGGTCGAATTCACGCTGGCTGCGGAGGCTGGCGTCGTCGCGGAACATGTTCACGTACTGATCCTGAAAAGCCCAATCGCTGAGGCGGCCTTCTACAAAGTCGTTCATCAGGCGGCGGTAGGGTTCCACATTGTCGTCGGTAGAGACTGCACCTTCTCCGGCCCGCACCGGCACCTGCGCCGTAAACACAGGCTCAAGCGCTTCTGGGGTGATGTCCCAGTTGTTCACTTCAAACTGCGGCTGGCCTTCCTTGAACAGAATCAGTTGCGGGCTGTGGTGCTGAATGCCTGTCAGGTCTGTAATGTGATTGCTGGCCGGACGCCAATCGACGACCCGAATAAAGCCGACAGGCAACTCGTGGCGCTGCAAAAACTGCTCCAGCACGCCAAAGCCCTGCATGGTCTTGTGGCAGGTGCCTGCCTTGAATACGGCGGCGAGAGGATGCTCTTTCAGAAAGTGGTCTACGTCTTCGGGCGTGGTCAGCGGTACCAACACTTGCTGCTGCGGAGCCTGCGCGTCGGCCTGCTGGGCGTGTTGCTGGTCGGGGGTGGTCATGGGGGTATATTACCCCTGATGCTTTAGAAAATGAAGTGACACGGGACACAAGGATGGTTGTCGGAGGTGGGTTGTAGCTTGTGGCAAGAGGAGAAAAAGGTTAGGCGCTGACTTTTTCTGTCCCTACACCCACAACCCACCCCCTACACCCCTCTAGGCATCCAGTGACGAAGCACCAGCGGCACGCCTTCTGCCGCAACCCATACCAACACCGCATACCGGAGCGCCCGCACCAGCCCGATGTCTTTCACACTTTGGGGCAAGACTCCGAGTCCGAAGAACACGGCGAACACCAAAACCAGACCCAGTACAGCCACGATCAGGCGGCCAGCCACGTCGCGGGGCGGGGTGAAGGTGGGGCGCACAAACCAGAATCCGGCCAGCAGGCCCAAAGCGGTGCCGTATTCGCGGGGCGTTCCAGTGGGCAGGAAGGCAGCCACCAGCAGCAGCAGCGCGGGCACGCCCCAACGCACGGCGTTCTCGTCGGGCACATGGATTCGGGCGGCCATCAGGGCAAATACGCCGCCCAAGAGCAGGCCCACCACTACGTCGCTGGGGTAATGCACGTTGAGGGCCAGGCGGGAATAGGAAATCAGCGCAATCAGCAGGCCCGCCGCCAGCCACATTCCGGGCCGCTGCACCTGGAGGGCGATGCCGCCCCACAATGTCGCTGCCATTTGCGTATGGCCGCTGGGCAGGCCAGGGCCGCCCGCTGTGGCTTTGGCCGCTGCACTGGCCGCCGCCGGGTCGTTGGTGAAGGGTCGGGGCAGATCGAAGCCAAATTTCAGGGCTGTATTGACCAGGTAACTCAGGGCAAACGCCACGCCCAAATTGCGCCCGCCACGTGGGCTGACCAACCACGTATACAGCGCCAACGCCACGATAAACACTTCATCCCGCCCCAGATTCGTGACCGCCAACCAGAATGCTTCCATGCCTGACATTCTGCCTGATGGCGATGGTTTGCAAGAATCATCTGAGCGGACTGGAACAGCTGCGGAGCAGAGCGAATGGCAAAAAGCACAGACTGGCGGCGTTCGCTGAACATCCGGTGGCCGTTCAAATCAGCAGGGCCAGATGCTTGGGAATCAGAGCAAGCCCGGCGGACGGGCGCAAAAGCAGGCGTGAGTTCTTTGGCGGGTACATCGGCGTCAGCGCCTTCATCCTCAGCCCCGGCCCCGTTACACTGTACCCATGACCGCCCCCACTCCTGACGTGCTGCGCGAGGTTCGGCACAACTCTGAAAATGCACTGGAACTGCGGAACATCACCAAGCGCTTTCCACTGGTACTCGCCAACGACAATATCTCTATGACCGTGAAATGGGGCAGCGTTCACGCCCTGTGCGGCGAAAACGGCGCAGGCAAAAGCACGCTGATGAAGATCGTGTACGGCGCTCAGCCGCCCACCAGCGGCGAAATTGTCGTAGACGGCGAAACCGTGAGCCTGTCTAACCCCGCCGACGCCATCGCACGCGGCATCGGCATGGTGTTCCAGCACTTCATGTTGGTCGATACCCTGACCGTCACCGAAAACGTGATTCTGGGCGCAGAGCCGACCATCGGCGGGCGAATTGATATTGCAGGTGCACGGCGCAAGGTGGCCGATCTGGTCAAGCAATTCAACTTCGACCTCGACCCAGACGCCCTGATCGGGAATCTTCCGGTGGGCAAGCAGCAGAAAGTGGAAATTCTGAAAACGCTGTACCGGGGCGCACGCATCCTGATTCTGGACGAACCCACCGCCGTACTGACTCCCAGCGAAACCGACGAACTGTTCGACTTCCTGAAAAATCAGTACGCGGCCAGCGGCAATGCCGTGATTTTCATCAGCCACAAGCTGCATGAGGTGCTGCACATCTCGGACACCATCAGCGTGATCCGCGACGGCAAGATGATCGGTTCTATTCCCAGCGCCGGAGCCACCACCGAAACGCTGGCCCGCATGATGGTAGGCCGCGAGGTGAATTTGCGGGTAGACAAAACCGCCGCCCAGCCGGGGGAAGTCGCGCTGGACATTAAAAACGTGACCGTGAAGGGCGAGCACAAAAACGCTGTAGACAATGTGTCGTTTCAGGTGCGGGCGGGCGAAATCGTGGGCATTGCAGGTGTGGAGGGCAACGGCCAGAGCGAACTGGTAGAAGCCATCACGGGCCTGACCTCGGTGCTGGGCGGCACGATCGCCTATCTGGGCAAAACGGCGCGGGGCGTGCGCGAAGTGGAAGCGGCGGGCCTGTCGCACATTCCCGAAGACCGCAACGAGCGCGGGCTGGTGCTGGACATGACCACCGCCGAAAACTTCATTCTGGGCGAACACGATCAGGCACCGTTTGCCGGACGCTTCGGCTTCTTGAATCTGGACGTGATCGAGCAAAATGCCCGCGACCTGTCGGAGAAGTATGACGTTCGCCCGCGCAGTGCCAGCCTGCAAGCCGGGCGTTACAGCGGCGGCAATGCCCAGAAAATCATCGTGGCCCGCGAGATGCGCAAAGGCCCGAAAATTCTGATCGCCAGCCAGCCCACACGCGGCGTAGACATCGGCGCAATCGAGTTTATTCACGCCCGAATCGTGGAAGCCCGTGATCAGGGTCTGGCCGTGCTGCTCATCAGCGCCGATTTGGGCGAAGTGATGAACCTTGCAGACCGGATTCTGGTGATGTACGAGGGCCAGATTGCCGGAGAAGTGAACGCCGCCGACGCCACCGAAACCCAGTTGGGCCTGATGATGACGGGCAGTAGCGGACAAACCGGCAGTGGTAGAAGCGGAGAAGTCAGCGTGGGGCAGATGACTGGGGAACGGTAAACAACCAAGGCAGCAAAGGGCGCAGACGGTTTTATAACGCTAATGGACTCGGCCTTGAAGCTGGTCTGAGTCACGCATGACCTTGTGTTCAGGCAGCTTCTCAGACAGTGCTGGCTCCCGCCTCTGTGCTTGACTGCACCTATGATTTCCTCTGACCCCTCTCCCCTGCCCCCCGCACGCGGCCCCTGGGTGCTGCGGATGCAGTGGCACGACCTGTGTTTTATGCACTGGGCGGTGAATCCTGACCTGATTGCCCGCACCCTCCCGGCGGGTGTAGAGGTGGACAAACGCGGCGGGCGAGCCTACCTAGGCGTCGTGCCGTTCCGTATGAGCGGCGTCGCCCCGCGCCTGACGCCCGCTGTGCCCCGCCTGAGCGCCTTTCCAGAACTGAACCTGAGGACGTATGTGACGGTAGACGGCGTGCCGGGCGTTTGGTTTTACAGTCTGGACATTCCCGAAGCGCTGCCTGTGGTGCTGGCCCGCACCTTTTTTCATCTGCCCTACAGCCTGGCCCAGATGTGGATGCACCGTGAACACGGCGTCACGCGCTACGCCAGCGCCCGCACGCAAGCCGACGCCCCAGCGGGACGGTTTGCCGCCGCCTACCGCCCAGTGGGGCCAGAGTTTCAGGCCGCGCCCGGTTCGCTGGACGACTGGCTGACCAACCGCCTCGCCCTATACAGCGCCGACAAAACGGGGCGGGTCTACCGGGGCCACATCCAGCACACGCCTTGGCCGCTGCGCCGCGCCGAAGCCGAAATTGCCGAAAATACGTTGGCGGATCGCCTAGGCATACAACTGGAAGGCCAACCCCATCTGCTGCACTCCGAACGCTTGGACGTGCGGGCGTGGTGGCTGGAGCGGGTGCGGTGAATCTCAATCCGTGGCCGGAATCTCCAGACTAAACGGCACTTGCAGGCCCGCTTCCGCCGTTTTGCGGGCAATAGCGGGGGCGTGGTTGAG from Deinococcus sp. QL22 encodes:
- a CDS encoding monothiol bacilliredoxin BrxC family protein; protein product: MTTPDQQHAQQADAQAPQQQVLVPLTTPEDVDHFLKEHPLAAVFKAGTCHKTMQGFGVLEQFLQRHELPVGFIRVVDWRPASNHITDLTGIQHHSPQLILFKEGQPQFEVNNWDITPEALEPVFTAQVPVRAGEGAVSTDDNVEPYRRLMNDFVEGRLSDWAFQDQYVNMFRDDASLRSQREFDLLSRLFGDPDAYHGGLHQLGQPQQRGDLKARVQELLAELG
- a CDS encoding phosphatase PAP2 family protein, coding for MEAFWLAVTNLGRDEVFIVALALYTWLVSPRGGRNLGVAFALSYLVNTALKFGFDLPRPFTNDPAAASAAAKATAGGPGLPSGHTQMAATLWGGIALQVQRPGMWLAAGLLIALISYSRLALNVHYPSDVVVGLLLGGVFALMAARIHVPDENAVRWGVPALLLLVAAFLPTGTPREYGTALGLLAGFWFVRPTFTPPRDVAGRLIVAVLGLVLVFAVFFGLGVLPQSVKDIGLVRALRYAVLVWVAAEGVPLVLRHWMPRGV
- a CDS encoding ABC transporter ATP-binding protein, with amino-acid sequence MTAPTPDVLREVRHNSENALELRNITKRFPLVLANDNISMTVKWGSVHALCGENGAGKSTLMKIVYGAQPPTSGEIVVDGETVSLSNPADAIARGIGMVFQHFMLVDTLTVTENVILGAEPTIGGRIDIAGARRKVADLVKQFNFDLDPDALIGNLPVGKQQKVEILKTLYRGARILILDEPTAVLTPSETDELFDFLKNQYAASGNAVIFISHKLHEVLHISDTISVIRDGKMIGSIPSAGATTETLARMMVGREVNLRVDKTAAQPGEVALDIKNVTVKGEHKNAVDNVSFQVRAGEIVGIAGVEGNGQSELVEAITGLTSVLGGTIAYLGKTARGVREVEAAGLSHIPEDRNERGLVLDMTTAENFILGEHDQAPFAGRFGFLNLDVIEQNARDLSEKYDVRPRSASLQAGRYSGGNAQKIIVAREMRKGPKILIASQPTRGVDIGAIEFIHARIVEARDQGLAVLLISADLGEVMNLADRILVMYEGQIAGEVNAADATETQLGLMMTGSSGQTGSGRSGEVSVGQMTGER
- a CDS encoding YqjF family protein — translated: MISSDPSPLPPARGPWVLRMQWHDLCFMHWAVNPDLIARTLPAGVEVDKRGGRAYLGVVPFRMSGVAPRLTPAVPRLSAFPELNLRTYVTVDGVPGVWFYSLDIPEALPVVLARTFFHLPYSLAQMWMHREHGVTRYASARTQADAPAGRFAAAYRPVGPEFQAAPGSLDDWLTNRLALYSADKTGRVYRGHIQHTPWPLRRAEAEIAENTLADRLGIQLEGQPHLLHSERLDVRAWWLERVR